GAGCGGGCAGACAATCTTGGAAGTGTTAGCACCGGAGAAATccaggggttcaggggcaacATACCCCCCAGTAAACAAAGATGTTGACCCAAATCTGCCAATCCAAAAATGCCTGTCTGACATATTTCCACTTGAAATCATCGGCCTGGGCCACCATAGCGTGATCGTTCCTCTTGCTCTGCCCTTGATACTTGAGACGGAACACGACAAATGCTCGTTCTTCCTCGGTCAAAAAATTCGCTGTCTCGGGAAAGTCGTGCAGAGTGAAAAAAGCCAAGACGGCGACCAGGACGGTTGCGATGCCTGGGTTGTTAGCTCGCACTCCAAAAAAGCAGGGGTTGACTTACCCTCAAGAATAAAAATCCACTGCCAGCCATGCAgccccccaacaccatccatcTTCCCAATGGCAAATGCCAAAAGTCCACTGAATGCGCCGGCGATGGAAGCTGCACTGAAGAACATGGCTTGTCTCAACTGCATCTCCTCACGCTTGTACCAGTTTGTGAGGTAGTAAGCAACGCCAGGAAACAGACCAGCCTCGGTAACGCCCAGAAAGATGCGAGCTGTCAAGAGTCCGGTAAAGTTGTGCACGATGCCCATCAAGGTCATCACCACGCCCCACGCAACCATGATGGCTGGCAACCAGATAGAAGGCCTGATCTTTTTGAGCATCAGGTTGCTGGGAACCTCGAATGCGGCATAGGTGAAAAAAAAGGCTGTGAGACACCAGTTGTATTGGTCATCCGTCAAGCCAAGATCTTCCTGAAGGCCTTCAATTTTGGCATTGCCAATGTTACCACCTAAAACAGATCAGAATTGGACACTTGGGGAAACAAGAGATACTGACGATCCAGAAAAGAGAGTAGGTACAGCAGGGCAAGCATCGGAATCAAGCGAATGTCCATCTGTCGATAGTCAGCATGCAGGGTCTTCCAATGGTCGGGCATACCTTAGGTATGTTCGGTACCTACCTTGCGGAGAATTGCCTTCTCGTTCAAATGAGCAAACGACTCTCCCGTCCTCTCGATCTCGCTGCGTTCTGCTTCCTCAGACTGTGAACCGCCATCGTGTTTTTCGGACAGAGCAGCTCCGGGAACACTCATTTTGAcaggtgggagaggtgacATGTAGGCAATTGAATGAGTACACCAAGGAGGCAAACCACCCTTCTTTTAATCCCACATGCCAACATAGGCTTATTTCCTGGCATTCCTTAGATGATGATGCAAATCCCGGGCCACCTCGGTTTGCACGTCCCGCTCCCCCGCATCACGTTCCCCCGCATACTCAGCTTATTCCCCGCGATCTTGCCTAGACCGGGCGAGATCGTCAACCTTATTCCCTGAAATCCTAcaactgtggtggtggttgccacGTCGTCAGTGGCGCGGGGTATCACCAACCATGACGGAGAAACAGAACTGAGCAGCTGGAAACCTAAAGCCCGATTTAGTTTCTGAAAAAGGAAGCTCAAAATGCTAGATCCACTACAATGGCAGACGTTCGGCTTTGAGGAAAGGCAGATTGATTGAGAGGGGGTTTTCTTTGAGGTTAAGCATAACCGGTTCTCAATTCAACATGATTGCTGTGACAAGGTCAGCACATTCTTTGATTTGGGGCGTACAGGTAATTGAGATGAGAATGGAGGGCCTGGAAGAGAGGTTTTGCATGAGGAATAAACCAAATAAATCGGCGGGTCCTGCAATTTTGTAGGTGGCATAGAAGAAAGTATTTCGTCAGGAGAGAGATGGGTCGTTGAGAGCTACCAGATTTGCGATTTTGGGAGCAGATGATTTATGCAAAGGTTTTACACAAGACTCAACCGTCAGGGGGAAGCTGCCAATAGTGGCATGCAGGTTACGGTTAAAGCAAGACTCTGGTGACTCTATGCTTGCTCGCCAAAAGCAAAAGTCTTCTGAATTTTTGGGATGTGTAGGGATAAAGAAGTGCACTTATCGCTGCTGTGGACAGTGCCaagtataaaaaaataaaataaaaaataacaAAGGTTTAGTCAGCCGTGTCTTTAGCCTTCCGGCATGGCATACCTTGATCGAGATAGGAATaaacgaaaaaaaagtcaAGATTTGCCTAGCAAACTAACACGGGCAAATATTGCATGCCTGGAGACGAGACAGACCATGCTGACATGTGAAAGGGGTTCGTCATCGAAGCGTTGCATCCATCCGCTGACCCTGAATGACAGATAAACATCAAAAATGTTGCCAGGAAGGCAGCCGGCAGCTCGCTTCTCCGAAAGACGGGGCAGAGAGGGACCGACAGTCTCTCGAGATAACAGCATCGGTTTGATCCCGAAGTCAAGCCCCACATATTCCAGTCGATAACGCATCGCTGAGGCTCTGCTTGTGGATCCCCGGGTTGACTCCGCCAACATTCGGCATCGCAATACCAATGGCGTGACATGGAAACGGAAGGATGCCGAGATGACGTCTCCACCGTCAGACGGAATACACACGGCCAAAAGAGTAATAAACAAAATGTAAAGAACAGTCGTCAGGAGCATCATCGAGCAAAGCCGGTCAAGCCAAAGGCCCAAGAAACGACACCATGGCGGGAGGACCACCGAGCGGTGCCGCGAGCACGATCGGGACAGGCGACACACTGGCTGACCAGCATCCTTACCAGGACAGGCGTCGTTCCTTCAtggttgatgctgatgccTCGGAACTCCAAAGAATCGCATCTGTTCTCTCTCGACATCAATCTCATGTGCGTCAACCCACTGCAAAGGACGACCCTACACTGGATCCCGAATCAGACCATTTCGATGTGACGCGATGGGTACGCCATTTTGTCGGACAACTCAACAAGCAAGGCCACAAGGCAACCAACCTGGGTGTTGTTTTTCGGGACCTGGATGTCTTTGGGTCGGGTTCAGCTCTGCAGCTTCAAGAGACGGTCGATTCAGTTCTTCTCGCCCCCTTTCGACTCGGAGAACTATTCGGCAGTCACAAAAAGGAGCGGAAGCAAATTCTGCATGGTTTCAACGGCTTGCTCAAGAGTGGCGAGCTTCTAGCTGTTCTGGGCCGTCCTGGATCAGGATGCAGCACCTTTCTCAAGAGCCTCTGCGGAGAGCTGTACGGCTTGGACGTCGGCAAGCGGTCCGTCATTCATTATAATGGCGCCTCTCAGGCTcagatgaagaaggagttCAAGGGCGAGGTTGTGTATAACCAAGAGGTCGACAAGCACTTTCCCCATCTCACAGTCGGTCAAACCCTTGAACACGCCGCTGCAATgcgcaccccctccaaccggGCCGAGGGCATGTCGAGATCTGAATACTGCCAGTACATCGCCCGCGTCGTCATGGCTGTTTTTGGCCTCAGTCACACCTATCACACCAAGGTGGGAAATGACTACGTACGAGGTGTCTCCGGTGGCGAACGAAAGAGGGTCAGTATTGccgagatgatggtggccgGCTCTCCCATCTCGGCTTGGGACAACAGCACACGAGGTCTTGACTCGACTTCAGCCCTCAAATTTGTCCAGGCCCTTCGACTCTATTCCAACATTGCTGGCTCGGCAAATGCCGTGGCCATGTACCAAGCCAGTCAAGCCATTTACGACGAATTCGACAAGACAACAGTCCTTTATGCCGGCCGTCAAATCTACTTTGGCCCTGCCAATGCGGCAAAAGCTTTCTTTGAGCGTCAGGGCTGGTTCtgccctcctcgtcaaaccACTGGTGACTTTTTGACATCAGTTACTAACCCCGAAGAACGCATCCCTCGACCTGGCATGGAACAAAAGGTGCCACGGACGCCCGAGGACTTTGAGCAGTACTGGCTTGCTTCGCCCGAGTTCAAGGCCCTCCAAGAAGAAATGGCCGCGTATGACCAAGAGTTTCAGGGAGAGCGTCAGATCCAAAGTCTGAGCCATCTGCGAGAGACCAAGAATCACAAGCAGGCCAAACACGTCCGCCAAGGTTCCCCATacatcatcagcatccccATGCAGATCAAGCACAACACTGTTCGCGCCTACCAGAGGGTTTGGAACGATATCTCGGCCACTCTGGTCAATGTCGGTGCTAATCTGATCCTGGCCCTCATTATCGGTTCCATTTTTTACGGCAACCCCGATGCCACTGTCGGTTTTGAAGGCAAGGGATCTGTCTTGTTCATGGCCATCCTGTTGAACGCCCTCACCGCCATCTCGGAAATCGATAGTCTTTACGATCAGCGACCCATTGTCGAAAAACATCACTCCTACGCGTTTTACCATCCCGCCAccgaagcagcagctggcaTTGTGGCCGACTTGCCCATCAAGTTTGCTGCGGCTGTCGTGTTCAATCTCATTGCCTACTTTCTAGCCGGCCTTGGCCGGACACCCTCTCAATTCTTTCTCTACTTTTTGATCTCGTACATTTCGACTTTTGTCATGAGCGCCATTTTCCGGACTCTGGCGGCCATCACCAGAACCGTCTCTCAGGCCATGGCGTTGGCTGGTGTGTTGGCCTTGGCACTGGTCATGTACACTGGCTACATTATTCCTGTGCCGCAGATGCACCCCTGGTTTGGCTGGATTCGGTGGATCAACCCCATCTACTACGCTTTCGAGATCCTGGTCGCCAACGAGTTCCACGGGAGGGAATTCACTTGCTCGGACATTATCCCGCCATACTCTCCTCCGCAAGGCTCGAGTTGGATCTGTGCCAGTGCTGGAGCGGTCGCTGGAAGGCCAACCGTCAACGGAGATGCATACATCTCTGTGGCCTACCAGTACACGTACGATCACGTCTGGAGAAACTTTGGCATCCTCATCggcttcttgatctttttCATGGGCGTGTATTTTGCCGCCGTGGAGCTCAACTCATCCGTGACCAGCACAGCCGAAGCCTTGGTCTTTCAGCGTGCCCATGTCCCTTCTCACTTGCAAAAGGGTAGAGACGAAGAGcgcgggggagagggcggtgcTGCGGCGGAAAGGGGAGCTCAAGACCCCGAGAATAGTGCCATTGAGCCTCAGAAGGACATCTTCACTTGGAAAGATGTGGTGTACGATATTGAtgtcaaggagggcaagcGTCGGCTGTTGGACCATGTCTCTGGATGGGTGAAACCAGGTACGCTTACGGCTCTCATGGGCGCTTCTGGCGCCGGCAAGACGACATTATTGGACGTTCTCGCCCAGCGCACCAGCATCGGCGTTGTCACCGGGGACATGCTTGTCAACGGCAGGCCATTCGGGGCCGACTTTCAGCGTCAAACCGGTTATGTGCAACAACAAGGTATGTTTTCTGTTTCCCGCCCTTGCCAACTTTTTCTAATCCTGATCAGATCTCCATCTGGATACGGCGACTGTGAGAGAAAGTCTCCGTTTCAGCGCCATGCTTCGCCGCCCCAAGACGGTTTCCAAAGCAGAAAAATTTGCGTTTGTCGAAGAAGTCATCAAGATGCTCGGCATGGAGGAATATGCCAACGCTGTTGTTGGCATTCCAGGCGAGGGCCTCAACGTCGAACAACGAAAACTTCTCACGATTGGCGTTGAGCTGGTGGCTAAACCCAAACTGTTGCTATTCTTGGATGAGCCCACCAGCGGCCTTGACTCGCAGAGCGCCTGGGCCATTTGCGTCTTTCTGCGTAAGCTCGCCGATGCTGGCCAGGCTGTGTTGTGCACTATTCATCAGCCCAATGCCATCTTGTTTCAACAATTTGACCGGCTCCTGTTCCTGGCCAAGGGGGGAAAGACAGTCTACTTTGGAAACATTGGACATAACTCCAAGTCCCTGTTGGAATACTTTGAGCACCATGGAGCCAGGCACTGCGGCGACGATGAGAATCCTGCCGAGTACATGCTCGAGATTGTGGCCGAAGGCGTCAACAATAAGGGCCAGGACTGGCATTCGGTCTGGAAGGACAGCGACGAGTTCAGGGATGTTCTCGCCGAGATTGACAGGATCCATTCTTCTTCACAAAAAGACACCGTCGCCGCTCCTGCTGCGGGAGAGACAAACTCGGAGTTTGCCATGCCGTTCCATGCGCAGGTCTGGGAGGTGACACGGCGCATCTTTCAGCAGTACTGGAGAATGCCGGGATATGTCCTGGCCAAGTTCGCACTGGGAATCATGTCCGGCCTCTTTATTGGTTTCACCTTTTACCAAGCCGACGGGACCCAGGGTGGTATGAGAAATATTGTTTTTGCAGTGTTCAtggtcaccaccatctttaCCACACTTGTGCAGCAGGTTCGTTCACCTATCAACTGTTTGAAGTGTCCGCCAGCTTACTGACTGCTCAAAGATCCAacccctcttcatcacccaaCGATCTCTCTACGAAGTTCGTGAGCGCCCTTCCAAGGCGTATTCCTGGAAGGCGTTCCTCATCGCCAATATCGTCGTCGAGATTCCCTATCAGATCCTCACGGGCATCCTCACATATGTGTGCTTTTACTATCCCGTTGTCGGCACAGGCCAGGCATCTTCCCGCCAGGGCCTCATCCtgctcttcatcatccagctGTTCATATACGCCAGCGCCTTTGCGCACATGACCATAGTCGCCATGCCGGATGCCCACGCCGCAGCTGGCATTGTCATCCTCCTGACCATGATGAGCACCATCTTTAGCGGTGTGCTCCAGACGAGAATCGCATTGCCCGGGTTTTGGGTGTTTATGTACTACGTCAGCCCGTTCACATACTGGATCAGCGGAATCGTGTCGACTGTGCTGCACGAGAGGCCAGTCGAGTGCTCCGTGTCGGAGACCTTGATCTTTGACCCGCCCCAGGGAATGAACTGCGCGCAGTATCTCTCTCCCCTGGCCGGACAGGGTTCAGGCTCGCTTCAAAACCCCTTCGACACTGAAGGGTGCAGGTATTGCGGGTTTGGCGTTGCGGACCAATATCTCGCCGGGGTCGACATCTTTTGGGAGGACAGGTGGAGGAATTTTGGAATCATGTGGGCGTATATCGCGTTCAACATTGCGGTTGCCATTGGAGTTTATTACATCTTCAGGGTGAGAAAGATGACAAAGAAGTAAATCGTAGAGATAAGAGATAGACGTAATCTAGAGCTTAATTCCTAATAGTACCCTTTATGCCTACTCCCGCACATCCCTAACCCCCGGGTTCTCATGGTCTAGATTGTCGTCGCTGTTGGCACAGCTATGGTGCTGATGCCGCTGGGGCCGCCAGGGCCTACACCAGGATATCGCAGCCCGGCATATCTCGCCACAGCAGCATCGCTCATGTTGGAGATGACGAGCGTTCCATCTCCAATGAGGTGGAGATTGCCCTGCGTCCTGGTCcagttgttgtttttgcGTCCAGCAGCTTCGCgagccagctcctcctcaatctcgccAACGCAACTGCTGCTCAGCTCGTGGATAACGGCCATTTTGTAATTGGCGATGAGTGTCATTGGATTCTTGAGCTGGGGCTGGCAGGCGGGGTCAAAGGTCTGCCAGCagggagcaggagggaggTATCCGAGTGCCAGTTCGGGGTCGTACATTGGCGAGCATCTCTTGGTGAGATGCGAGCTGGCAGCCGCCGTGGCTGTGGCGGCCAAGGAGAGGAAAGTGATGAGTTGCATGGTGAAGATGTTTGAAGTTGCGTGGCTGGTTCAGTTGACACGGCCGATGATGGACGCTCCCAAGGTGGTCTTTATATCATGATTTCAAAGAGACAATctaaaaaaagaaagatgcATTCCAATGGCTTGGCTGGCTCATTTCCCGCATGGAGAAACACGAGCTTTACGCTGAACGGGGCGCCGGGTAAATCGGCCTATCTTTTCGAGCGAGGGATTCAGGCATACACGATGTTCAGAACGCAGTCAGATGCTGTCGGACATGGTTCTTGCCCGCCAATGTCACGTCAAATGTCAAAAACACCGACGGAGAAGAGTGAAAAACGGCTGTCCTCCTCCGATGCCTGTTCTAGTATTGCTCGGCATGCTTGTAGTGTCGTAGCGAATCCTCCATGCAACTGTTTCACGTCTAAATACGAACTAAAAACGCATGTATGGCTCTTGTTCGCTGCTGCCTACGTAAAAGGATTTTGACAAGTATTATTATGCTATTACATCTATCACCTAATGATATCATACATTCAGGCAACCCATTTCTTGCCCATACCCTTCTTGCTCCACTGGTGGCTGCCGCCGGTGCCggttctcttcttctcctcaaacAACTTCTTGCTCAGTTGCTTGTACACAAACGTGCCTTGCGAGTTGTAGCGGATGCTGTGGTCAGAGTCGGTAAACCAGGTCACCTCGAGCTTCTCTGGGCTGACGCGGTCTCCCATCAGCAGATCAGCGAGGGCGGCAGCGTTCTGAAAGTGAACATTGTCATCGCCGGTTCCGTGCTGAATCAGGAAGCCACCGGCAATCTTCTTGAAGCCGTCCGTGTTGTGCACCGCCGACTTGTTGTATCCAGCAGCGTTGAGCGCGGGTGTCTTCATATATCTCTCGGTGTACATGGTGTCGTAGAAGCGCCAGTCCGAGACGGGAGCGGTGGCGATACCCAGAGAGATGATGGGATCGCCAATTTCGACCACCTTAGCCGTGAGATACCCACCATACGACCAGCCCCAGATACCAATCTTGGAGGCATCAACCCACGGATTTTTGGCCAGCCACTTGGCGGCCCAGATCTGGTCCTGGGCCTCAAGATCACCCAGGTTGGAGGCAACCGCGGAACGGAAAGCGCGGCCCTTGAGACCGGTGCCACGGTTGTCAACAGTAAAAGTGATGTACTCGAGCTCGGGATCGGAAGCAATATAGGCGTTCCAGCCAAAAGATTGCATTCCCTTGTTGACCTGCTGAGCACCGGGGCCGCCATAGGGAGTCAACAAGACGGGGTACTTCTTGTCGGGAGAAAAGTTGGCGGGGAGACGGAGCATGGCGTTGAGCTTGAAGCCGGAAGGGTGGTCAAGTTCGTGATACGTAATGTTGGGAAGCTTGTACtccttgaggttgttgaggagacggtcattgttgttgatgacgcGGAGGGGGGTCTTGGAGTCGATCTTGTAAAGTTCTTGGTAGGGGACGTTGGGGCCGGCATATCTCAGGATGTAATAGCCACCGCCGGTGGAAAATGAAGCGGACCAGACGGCAGAAACCTTGTCGTCGACCAATggagtcttcttcttggtgatgtAGGAAACCGAGTAAATGTGACGCTCTGTGCTGTGGCGCTCTGTGGACGTGTAGTAAATCAGTCCTCTGGAGGTGTCGATCTTGTTGATACCGGTAACCTCCCAGCTGCCCGATGTAAGAGCAATCTTGTCCTTGCCGTCCACCGAGAAGAGGTAGATGTGGTTCCACCCCGACTCGTCCGACAAGTCAAGGTAGTACTCCTTTTCGTCGtctttgcccttgcccttgcccttgccctttgccttgccttttcctttgccCTTTTGCTCCGTGATGGAGCCGATGAAGCTGATGGCCGCGTTGTTGTCGAGCCAGCCGTCGGATCCATCACGCTggcgggtgagggtggaggtcttggtggtggtgtcaaCAACCACGAGCTTTTCGTGGTCCTGAACACGGTTGAAAGCGCGGTAGATGACCTTGTCGTGCTCCTCGGTCAACCAAGCAACCTCGCCAATAATCAAATCATCAGCTGCCCACGCAGTAACAGGAATCTCGGTCgtcttcttgtccttgacgctcaagaggtggaaggccacggtggggttggtggtgccgaCCTTGGGATACCTCAGCTCCAGCTCACGGGGATAGGCCGGGGCGACCTTTTGGTTGTCCATAAAGTAAGGGATCGTGAAGGTGTCGACTCCGGTCTCGTTGAAGCTCAGGTAAGCAATATACTCGCCGTCGGGAGAATACCAGAGCGCATGGTCGGTGCCAAAGATTTCCTCCTCGTAGACCCAGTCGGGAACAGCGTTGAAAAGATCAGGGCcgccgttggtggtgatctggCTGATGGTGCCATTGTcccagaggaagaggttgttgcccTGGACAAAGGCAATCTGGGAGGACGACGCAGGGTTCCAGGTAGCATACTGGATATCACCCTTGGAACCAGGCACGAGCTGCTGGGTCTGCCCGGTGGTCACATCCTGGACCAGGTAGTTGGCAAAGTACGAGTGACGATACTGCTTAGTATAGTCGACAGCCCACAAGACCTTGGTCTGGTCGTGGGAGATGGAGTAGTCCCAATAGTCGGCGGGGATCTTGCTGGAGGCGAGGAATGTGGTCTTGTTGCCGCTGGCGACGTTTTCAAAGACAAGCGATCCGTcggaggcgagggtgatgaaGTCGCCGTCGTTGTCGGTCTGGGCCCAGGTGATTCCGGTGGTGGACACAGAGAGAGCGCCGGGGCTGCCCGTGGTGACATTGTACGTGAGCAGCTTGGAGCCGCCTCCGACgggctggtggggggggcGAGGTGGGTCGATGGCTGAGACGGCGCCCAAcagggcggcggcagcgccgACGAGAGCTGCGACGCGCTGCATGGTGTTGacgtgggaggaggggaaacTGGGAGCGCCTGCCGAGAGCAAGAAACGAAAGCGACAGCATCTCTTGGTTTTAAGGTTCGGATCGACAATCTCCTGCCCGGAAGGGAAAGCCGGGTCTAGCATCCGAGGACGGCAGGTATGTTGTTCAACGTCCCATTCAGATGACATAATCAAGGCCCGATCCAGAAGGTGGTTTATAAGTGGGCGCGCCAAGCAATGGGAAGCATAATTTGTCAATTAATTAATCTCTGAGCCAGCCCTTGGGACCGCCCCAGGTGCCTTTAACCATATATTTGTAGTATACCCAAGGAAAAAAGTCCTTCTTCAAGTGATAAAATGCCCGTCTCGGCACCGCCTGGTCAATCCTCAGCGCCTTTCCAAACGTCTCCTTGGGTACGCCGCCGTACTTGAACTCGGCCAGCAGCACCTTGCCGTACTCTGTCAACAGCGGGCACGATGTGTAGCCGTCATACTCCTCGTCCGCCTCCTTGCCCCTCATTGACCTCAGCACATTCTTGACCAGAACCGGCGCTTGCGCCGTGATGGCTGCGGCCGTCTTGGACGTGGGCAAACTGGAAGCATCTCCGGCACTCCACACATTCTTCCACTTTTTGTGCCGGAGCGTCTCTTCGTCGACATCGACAAACCCAGCCTCGTTGGCAAGAGGACTGGATTTGACAAAGGCGTGAGCGCCCATCTTGGGAGTGACGTGCATCAGGTCAAACTTGCGGGTGAGCTTCTGGTTCTCGCCATGGCTAAACACGGCATCGTTGCCGTTGATTTCGACCAGATCATGCGCAAACAGTCCCTCTactcctctctctttccgCAGCTTTTCCAGCACGGCAGAGTACTTGGGAACGCCAAACATGACGGGAAGACCGGTCGCGAATGTGATGTGGATGGGCGATGACGAGGGGTTTGCTGGGTCGTAAAGACCGGATTTCTTCCAGTGATCAAGGGCAAGCCACATGATCTTTTGAGGAGCGCCGGCGCACTTGACAATACCCATCGGCTGGGTGAAAATGGCCTGGCCGCCCTTGAGAGCCTTGATGGTGCGATCCGCCTTGTCGCACGTGTCGTAGCCGTAGATGGAGGAGACGCCCGAAtctgggttggagagggcaTCATGAAGCCCCTTGATGCTGTTGAAGTCGACCTTGATTCCGGGCACCACGACGAGATGCTCATAGGTGAGCTTGTCACCGTTGTCGAGAGTGACAGTGTTGGAATCTGGCGAGAAGGATGACAACTCTGTATTGTAGAATCGCAGCTTGGGATCGATCAAACTCTTGAGTGGTTTCCTGAGCTGCTCCTTATTCTTGAGACCGCCGCCCACCAGGGTCCATCCGGGCTGGTAGTGATGCCATTCTGCCGGGTCGACAATCGCAATGTCGTCTTGGGAGAATTTCCCCTTGCGCAGGAGCTGGTGGCTGATGGTCAGACCAGCTGAACCACCgccgacaacgacgacctTGTGAtttctggtggtgggggtgacaTTGGCGACACTCGCAAAAGTGCGCACGGCAGCCGGGGCCAGTTGCGTGATGACTGAGCGGCGGGCAGCACAGGCTGCTGTGGTGACTAATAGTTGACTGCTGGACAtgttgggatggtgatgacggGATGTCTGTCAAACGGAGGTCTGAGATCTCAGATCCAGGAACAGGAGAGGTGCGTGCTGAATGAGATGGAGGACAAAGAGCTGAAATGGTGTGCTCGAGCGTGAGCGAATTACCCAGCGGAGACGGCCAAATGTGGAGCAAGTCGCCGAGTCCCGGAGCTGTGAAACTTTTCTTGTCGCCGATCGAGTTGACTGCACTTGTGATGACTCGGCCACCGGGTGAGCAagtttctcttcctcccatgGTACTCGGTCGGCGAAAACAGACATTCCACACATCCGATGAAATTTTTCTCCCGGGCCGAGCCACCCGGTTAGTCACAGCGTTGCAATAATCGCCGTCTCTACGGCTGTCGGTGGCAGTCGGCGGCGTCGGAACTCGGCGGATGATGGGCATCGTGGTGCTGAAAAACGGTTTCTAAGGAGAAAAAGCTGAATATGGCGAGATCAATCAGTGAGTGAAGTggcttctcttttcttcatcaTATCAACAAGCTGGcgtcgacgacgatgatttCTTGATGTCGCCGTTGACGATGGCCGATAGACAGCGACGCCGGCAGCACAGACCACCAGTTGCCGGGCCGCTGTAAGTCACCCGGAGGTGGTGCCACGATGGACTGACGGCGATATCACGGGCCAGGATTCCCAGCTTAACCCCCATGTTTCTTGCCTCCCGGTAATGCCCAGTAGGCCGGCGTCTGCAACATCCCTGCAACACTTGTCATACACAAAGCTTAAACAGACCGACTCCCATCCCCACTGATCAGTGTGTTGTCCTTGCCCTCACCCACGCTCACCGAGACCACCATGAACACCCTTCAGGTACAGCAATGCGTTGAAAACGCCATCAGATGCCAGGCGACCAGCCGCCtgctcctcacccccctggTCATTTCTTCGCTTCGACTTCCACGCACCCAACTTTTCTACCACTCTCAACGTCGGTCTTTCCACCGAGCGGCGGCAGGGAGACCCTGTTGTCGACAATCTCAAAATCCACCTCGACTGTCTCAATGTCTACTACGCAAGACCTACTCTTCAGCTACTCCCCCTGCTCCGTCAGAACCTACCATTCATCCAGTCTTTGAACAGAGAACTGGCACTTTTCAATATCTAGTCGTCGATCCAGTGACCAAGGACGCAGTCATTATCGACCCTGTTTTGGACTACGACAAGTGCAGCACcaccattaccaccaccacggctgACGGCCTCCTGTCTTTGGTCCGTGAAAAGGGATACAGGATCGTGCGCATTCTAGAGACCCACGCC
This window of the Podospora pseudoanserina strain CBS 124.78 chromosome 3, whole genome shotgun sequence genome carries:
- a CDS encoding hypothetical protein (COG:G; EggNog:ENOG503NU7U), with translation MSPLPPVKMSVPGAALSEKHDGGSQSEEAERSEIERTGESFAHLNEKAILRKMDIRLIPMLALLYLLSFLDRGNIGNAKIEGLQEDLGLTDDQYNWCLTAFFFTYAAFEVPSNLMLKKIRPSIWLPAIMVAWGVVMTLMGIVHNFTGLLTARIFLGVTEAGLFPGVAYYLTNWYKREEMQLRQAMFFSAASIAGAFSGLLAFAIGKMDGVGGLHGWQWIFILEGIATVLVAVLAFFTLHDFPETANFLTEEERAFVVFRLKYQGQSKRNDHAMVAQADDFKWKYVRQAFLDWQIWVNIFVYWGIVCPLYGISLFLPTIIRTLGYESSTAQLMTVPIYITAAILAVIVAYFSDRVGRRSPFIIVPLLIMVVGFSMCIASGNPRVVYGGVFIAACAIYPAFPGVIAWLSNNLAGSLKRSVGMAVQIGVGNLGGAMASNFYRAKDAPRYRLGHGLELGFIGAGIVASLILLVGYSTANKKRARKMEDGDLGRYTQQKLSEKGDKAITFRYVY
- a CDS encoding hypothetical protein (EggNog:ENOG503NTZE; COG:Q); this translates as MAGGPPSGAASTIGTGDTLADQHPYQDRRRSFMVDADASELQRIASVLSRHQSHVRQPTAKDDPTLDPESDHFDVTRWVRHFVGQLNKQGHKATNLGVVFRDLDVFGSGSALQLQETVDSVLLAPFRLGELFGSHKKERKQILHGFNGLLKSGELLAVLGRPGSGCSTFLKSLCGELYGLDVGKRSVIHYNGASQAQMKKEFKGEVVYNQEVDKHFPHLTVGQTLEHAAAMRTPSNRAEGMSRSEYCQYIARVVMAVFGLSHTYHTKVGNDYVRGVSGGERKRVSIAEMMVAGSPISAWDNSTRGLDSTSALKFVQALRLYSNIAGSANAVAMYQASQAIYDEFDKTTVLYAGRQIYFGPANAAKAFFERQGWFCPPRQTTGDFLTSVTNPEERIPRPGMEQKVPRTPEDFEQYWLASPEFKALQEEMAAYDQEFQGERQIQSLSHLRETKNHKQAKHVRQGSPYIISIPMQIKHNTVRAYQRVWNDISATLVNVGANLILALIIGSIFYGNPDATVGFEGKGSVLFMAILLNALTAISEIDSLYDQRPIVEKHHSYAFYHPATEAAAGIVADLPIKFAAAVVFNLIAYFLAGLGRTPSQFFLYFLISYISTFVMSAIFRTLAAITRTVSQAMALAGVLALALVMYTGYIIPVPQMHPWFGWIRWINPIYYAFEILVANEFHGREFTCSDIIPPYSPPQGSSWICASAGAVAGRPTVNGDAYISVAYQYTYDHVWRNFGILIGFLIFFMGVYFAAVELNSSVTSTAEALVFQRAHVPSHLQKGRDEERGGEGGAAAERGAQDPENSAIEPQKDIFTWKDVVYDIDVKEGKRRLLDHVSGWVKPGTLTALMGASGAGKTTLLDVLAQRTSIGVVTGDMLVNGRPFGADFQRQTGYVQQQDLHLDTATVRESLRFSAMLRRPKTVSKAEKFAFVEEVIKMLGMEEYANAVVGIPGEGLNVEQRKLLTIGVELVAKPKLLLFLDEPTSGLDSQSAWAICVFLRKLADAGQAVLCTIHQPNAILFQQFDRLLFLAKGGKTVYFGNIGHNSKSLLEYFEHHGARHCGDDENPAEYMLEIVAEGVNNKGQDWHSVWKDSDEFRDVLAEIDRIHSSSQKDTVAAPAAGETNSEFAMPFHAQVWEVTRRIFQQYWRMPGYVLAKFALGIMSGLFIGFTFYQADGTQGGMRNIVFAVFMVTTIFTTLVQQIQPLFITQRSLYEVRERPSKAYSWKAFLIANIVVEIPYQILTGILTYVCFYYPVVGTGQASSRQGLILLFIIQLFIYASAFAHMTIVAMPDAHAAAGIVILLTMMSTIFSGVLQTRIALPGFWVFMYYVSPFTYWISGIVSTVLHERPVECSVSETLIFDPPQGMNCAQYLSPLAGQGSGSLQNPFDTEGCRYCGFGVADQYLAGVDIFWEDRWRNFGIMWAYIAFNIAVAIGVYYIFRVRKMTKK
- a CDS encoding hypothetical protein (EggNog:ENOG503PG5W); amino-acid sequence: MQLITFLSLAATATAAASSHLTKRCSPMYDPELALGYLPPAPCWQTFDPACQPQLKNPMTLIANYKMAVIHELSSSCVGEIEEELAREAAGRKNNNWTRTQGNLHLIGDGTLVISNMSDAAVARYAGLRYPGVGPGGPSGISTIAVPTATTI